The Physeter macrocephalus isolate SW-GA chromosome 17, ASM283717v5, whole genome shotgun sequence nucleotide sequence AAGAATGttcagattgccaacaaacacatgaaagaatgctcaacatcattaatcattagagaaatgcaaatcaaaactacaatgagatatcatctcacaccagtcagattggccatcatcaaaaactctagaaacagcCCTCTTGGTGCTGCTTGTGTGCTCGTTCGGTGCGGACCTGGTACCTCttctgggaagcagcagcagaggaGGCTCCAGCACTCGCCGTGACCAATGAAAAGCCCAAGGAAGGAGTCAAGACTGAAAACAACGATCGTATTAATTTGAAGGTGGAGGGGCAGGATGGTTCCATGGTGCAGTTGAAGATTAAGAGGCATACGCCACTTAGTAAACTAATGAAAGCCTATTGTGAACGACAGGGTTTGTCAATGAGGCAGATCAGCTTCCGATTTGATGGGCAGCCAATCAATGAAACAGACACACCTGCACAGCTGGAAATGGAGGCTGATGTGTTCCAGCAGCAGACAGGAGGTgtctactagaaaaaaaataccgtatgctaacacatatatatggaatctaagaaaaaaaaatgtcatgaagagattagtggtaggatgggaataaaacacagacctactatagcatggacttgaggatatggggagggggaagggtaagctgtgatgaagtgagagagtgacagggacatatatacactaccaaatgtaaattagatagctagtgggaagctgccacatagaacagggagatcagctcggtgctttgtgaccacctagaggggtgggatagggagggtgggagggaaggtgacgcaagagggaagagatatgggaacatatgtatatgtataactgattcattttgttgtaaaggagaaactaacacactattttaaagcagttatactccaataaagatgttaaaaaaaaaaaaaaaagaatgttcatgaGTTCTGTGGCTCTGACCTCCATGTCGTCTCCAGCCAGCTGGGCAAAAAGACTCCAGAACTACTGGACCTCCTCACTCTCATTGGCATTGATGTTGGAGTAATGGGTGTGAGGGGGTGGGGCCCTGGGTTGTACTGTGCTGCCATGTCACTAATGGCACTAATGACCTGGCCCAGGACGCACATGGCAGttctgtcaccaccaccaccaccaccaccacagcctCCAGCCCTGCTGAGCAGGCCTCCAGGCACATTCCCTAGGCCTCTGCCCAGGCCTCCAGCTCCCCTGCCACCTCAGCCACCCTTCAAGAACGAGTTAACCAGGAACACGGCTGTGACTCAAGATTCCACCTCACTTACACGTCATCAGGTCCACATGCCTGTGCAGCTGCCAGGCCTCCAACTGCCTCTGGCTCTGAAGGGCAGGGCAGATGACTCTTAGatatctattattgatttctaatttaatttcattgaatCAGGGAGAATGCTTTGTTTAATTTCAAGTCTTATAAGTGTATAGAGATTCATTTCACACAGTAAGATATGGTCTAccttggtaaatattttatatgcgCTTGAAGAGAATGTGAACTCTGCCATTGTTAGCTATGGTATTCTGGTATTCTCTAAATGTCATTTAGGTCAAACTGGTTAATACTGTTGTTCACATTTTTCCTGTTCTTACTCATTGTCTGTCCAGTTATTCTATCAATTGAGCagtattgaaatctccaactataacAGTGGATTTGtctacttctttcatttctgtcagttttaaaaatctta carries:
- the LOC112065218 gene encoding small ubiquitin-related modifier 2-like, whose protein sequence is ARSVRTWYLFWEAAAEEAPALAVTNEKPKEGVKTENNDRINLKVEGQDGSMVQLKIKRHTPLSKLMKAYCERQGLSMRQISFRFDGQPINETDTPAQLEMEADVFQQQTGGVY